The Dendropsophus ebraccatus isolate aDenEbr1 chromosome 11, aDenEbr1.pat, whole genome shotgun sequence genomic interval AACTCAAGTATGCAGACAATGTCTTCTGCTGAACAGAGTGCGCTCAGTGGATGAGGCCCTGACAATCCTGGAGATCATGCTGCCTGCAATGCTCAGTGTAGATCTTTCATTCCCCTCAGCTGGGTGCATAGTACACATTTACGGTTACTGCCGGCTACTGACAGAATTACCAGCATGCCCACCATTTCCCTTCACGCAGCTCTGAAATTTCACTGTTAGTTAATCATTACTGATTTCTTTAGACCCAGATCTCTGCATAAAACACTAACATGATTgctgtattaaataaaaaaaatatctgccCGTGCAGACTGTTCAGGCTTTCTTGCTTTACTTTTGACAAAGCCACATAGGGTAATCTACTAGTGAGTACTACAGGAGTTCATCTACTGATATTTTCACAAGACGCTGTACATAACAGGTTTGAAGATTTTTCCTAACTACCAGAAGATTTGTGGAAAGGTAAAAGAAAGGCAAGAGTAAAATAAGAAtaggagaggaaaagaaaaaaataggattagtcttaccggtaagactgtttcttcgaaccttcacgacggcaccataggaggatgggttgtaccctagggacaggaaaaagcacgagaggttaaaagcccctccctttcctcccagcaccagtgccTTTATAACAACCaatagcaccacgtgagtatcatattaacatacaatactagggagggatactggtgccgtcgtgaaggttcgaagaaacagtcttaccggtaagactaatcctattttctctcctcaccttcacgacggcaccataggagcaaTACCAACCATTACTCTTAGGGGGGGACCACAGCCTGTAGCACCTTCCTGCCGAAGGACAGATCTTCCCTTGACTGCAAAAGTAGTCTATAGTGTCTTGAGAATGTGTGGGGGGACGACCATGTCGCGGCCCTGCAGATCTGTTCCAGAGAGGCCGAAGCCCTTTCGGCCCATGATGTGGACATCGCTCTAGTAGAATGAGCTCTTATATTAATGGGAGAAGGTAGGTCTTGAGCTTTATAGGCTTCTGTTATTGAGTCTTTTATCCATCGGGCGATGGTACTTTTTGAGACTTTTTTCCCTTTGTTCTTTCCCTGGAACTGGATAAATAGATTTTGATCAGTTCGCCAGGGAGCCGTAGTTTCCATATACTGTAGGACTGCTCTTCTAACGTCTAGAGTATGGAATTTTTCCTCTAATGAATTTTTGGGATTTGGACAGAATGATGGAAGGATAATGTCCTGATTCTTATGAAACTCTGTAACTACCTTAGGTAGAAAAGAAGGATCTGTTTTTAAGGTAATACAGTCTTCTGAGATAGTACAATATGGTTTACGGATAGTTAAGGCCTGGATTTCACTCACCCTCCTGGCTGAACATATCGCGACCAAAAAGACTGTTTTGTATGAAAGAAGTCTTATAATAATGTCTGTTATGGGTTCAAAGGTAGGTCTTGTTAAGCCTTCTAAAACTATATTCAGGTCCCATGGCGGATGAATAGTCTGAGGTTTAGGATTAATTCTAGACGCAGCTCTTATAAACCTTTTGATCCATCTATGGTCAGCTAAGTTTGTGTCATAGATTGCTGATAAGGCCGAAACCTGTACTTTAAGGGTGGCTGGTCTAAGGCCTTTAGACAGTCCCGCCTGTAAGAAGTCCAGGATTTGGGCTATGTTTGGTTCTGccggaattggtggaggagattTACACCAAGAGGAGAACACCTTCCAGACTTTTAGGTAGATGGAATTAGTTACCTTCTTTCTGCTTTTCATGAGGGTGGATATTACCTCCTCTGATAAGCCTCGGCTTCTTAATATTGTCTCTTCAGGATCCATGCAGACAACTGTAGTTTCTCTGGTTCTGGATGGAGAATCGGACCCTGAAAGAGAAGGTCGGTTACTTGTGGAAGTAGGACTGGCTCCTCCACTGCTAGTGTCTTGAGGAGGCCAAACCAGCTCCTTTTCGGCCAGTATGGAGCTATCAGAATAACCTTTATTCCCTGATCCCTGATCTTCTGGAGTACCTTTGGTATCAGTGGGATGGGAGGAAAGGCGTAAGCTATTTTTACCTTCCAATTTTGTGTCAGGGCATCTACTGCAGTAGGATGGTCTGATGGGTTCAGTGAGTAGAAGTTTGTCACCTTCTTGTTTTTTCTTGTGGCAAACAAATCTATCTCGGGTCTCCCCCAGCGTTCTACTAGCTGACGGAAGATCTGATCTTTGAGACACCACTCCCCTGGATGAACCTGGTGGCGACTGAGAAAGTCTGCCTGAGTATTTTCTGTTCCTTTCAGGTGGGTTGCTGAGAGAGACAGAAGATGAGACTCTGCCCACGTGAATATTTGTTTTGAAACTGACCATAGGGGATTGTGTTTTGCACTGCCCTGGTGTCTTAAGTGAGCTACCGTGGTGACATTGTCCGATAGAACATGCACATGGGTGTCTTTTAAGGTGTTTTGAGCCGCCTGTAACGAATTCCTGACTGCCTTGAGTTCTTTGAGGTTTGAGGAGTCTTTTAAATCGTTTGTGTCCCAAATCCCCTGAAAGAATTGGGTCCCGACTTGGGCTCCCCAACCTGTCTGGCTTgcgtctgtttttactattacctTGGGTTGAGGGTTCCACTGTACCCCTTTTTGTAGATTCTCTCTTCCTTGCCACCAGCGAAGTGATTTTTTCGTCTGGGGGGTGAGGGAAAACTTTTTGTCTAATCCCGAAGGTTTTTTGTTCCAGGTCTTTAGAATCTGGGCCTGAAGTGAACGGGAATGGGCTTGACTCCAAGGCACCGCTGGGATGGATGAAGTCATTGAGCCTAGAACTGACATTGCCTCTCTCACAGACGTCAGTGAGCTGTTCTTTAGTTTCCTGATTTTTGTGAGgatcttttgtattttttcctcCGGAAGAAATGACGTCTGAAGGGTTGAATCTAGGAGGATTCCTAGAAACACTTTCCTGTGAGATGGCACCAGGTCGGATTTGTCGACGTTGATGATCCACCCTAGAGATGTTAGAAGGTTGCGAGTTGTCTCCAGATCTTGTATCAGCTTGTTTTGTGTGTCTGCTATGATGAGGAGATCGTCCAGGTAGGCCACGATATTTATTCCCTGGAGATGGAGAAAAGATATCACCTCTGACATCACGTTGGTGAAGATTCTTGGAGCCGAGGAGATCCCGAACGGGAGAGCTCTGAACTGATAGTGACGAACCTCTTTCCCTATGAGAATCGCAAACCTTAGATATTTTTGGGAATCCTGGTGTATTGGGACATGATAGTAGGCGTCCTGGAGATCTATGGAGGCCATCAATGCCCTGGACGCTACTAGGGGTGTTGTCGTCTGTATTGATTCCATCTTGAACCTCTGATATCTGACATATTGGTTCAATGGTTTTAGGTTTATAATTAGACGGAAGGAGCCGTTTGGTTTTTTTACTAGAAACAAGTTCGAGTAGTGACCCGCTCCTTTCTCCTTTGGTGGAACTAGGGAGATTACTTCCATACTGTGTAATTTCCTCACGCTTTTCACTAATTCTTTTTGTAGGGGATCTGAAGACTGACGTGAGATTGTAAATCTGTGTGGGGGAGGGTGAGTTAGCTCTATTCGGTAGCCCTCCCTGATGATATTTGTTACCCAGTTGTTGTTGGTAATATATGTCCACCCATCTGAAAAGTCCTTCAGTCTTCCCCCTACCGGGCCGGTGTCACTGTTTGTCTTGGGAGGACTTggggttgaaaaaaatatttctcccTTTCCCTCCCTTGGAGTAACTCCAGCGGCCCCCTTTCCCTTTACCGCGGTAGTTGTCCTGAAACCTCGGTCTTTTGTACTGTTGTTTCTTTtgtgggggtttctcttctggtaAGGCCTTCTTTTTATCTGCCGACTTTTCTATAATTTTATCCAGATGTGTTCCAAACACATATTGACCTTCAAATGGTATACCGCACAGATTTGATTTGGCGGTATTATCTCCGGTCCAATTTTTTAACCAAAGCGCCCGGCGGGCGGCATTGGTTAGTGCGCCATCCTTGGCTGCGAATCGGATGGATTCTGCTGTGGCGTCGGCTAAAAATGCAGTGGCATCTTTTAGTAGGGGTAGGGAGTCCACTATTTGTTGTCTCGGACATTTATCATTTAAATGGCCTTCTAGCTGTTCTACCCAAACATGGAGGGCCCTGGCAACGCAGGTGGCAGCAACGTTATTTTTTAATGAGTACGATACTGTTTCCCAGGATTTCTTTAAGAGGCTTTCCGCTTTACGGTCCATGGGATCTTTAAGCTGAGAGGAATTCTCAAAGGGCAACAAGGATTTTTTTGTGGTCTTGGCTACCTGTGCGTCTATTTTAGGAATATCTTCCCACTTAGACGTATCTTCTTCCCCGAAGGGTAACCGTCTTCTAATTTCGCTGGGCACCTGTAACCTCTTTTCTGGTTCTGCCCACTCATCAGTGATCAACTGTTGTAATGTGTCATGGACTGGAAAAACCAATTTTTTCTTGGCTCTCAGTCCCTGAAACATCTTATCCTTAGGGGCTACCTGCTCCTGAACTTGTTCTACACTCAGGGCATCTCTGACCGCTTTGAGTAGGGCAGAGGTGTGTTCTGAGGGAAAGAAGTACTTCCTTATTTCTTCTTTCTGTTCAGTCTCATTATCGCTCATTTCTATTGATTCCTGAATCTGACCAGATTCATCAGAAGACGCGGATGAGTGTCTCCTACGTTTCCTGGATAATGTAGTTTCTTCTGAAGCTGCTACAGAAGCAGAATAACTTGACATGGTATCTACCGGTGCATCATTGGATACTACCTGATGGACAGGGGAGACCTGAGGAGGGTCTAGGTCTaatggagcaggaggaggggtaggtggaggtagcggcagaggaggaggagggagtctAGTTATAGATGTAGCGATCTCCTCCTTCATCATTTTCCTGATATCTTCCAGGAATGATGATCTGTCTTCCTTTATGATTTCCCCAATGCAAGATGGGCAGATGTTTTTCTTGCAACTGGATGACAATTTTGCATTGCAGTTCACAcatctcctctctggtgctctagGTTTATCCTTCTTAGGATTAGATTCTTTAGTCTCCTAAGGAggataaacaatatatatatacatcagattTAAGAAGATGATCACCCAATGTAAGCACCACCACACTGGCTGTATAGCCATAGAgagtatatatatctctatataatatatatacatatatatacccataTGTATATACCCGTAATATATATCATAATTTCTCCTGCACCCATATACAGATTGAGAGTGGAGCAGATCCTCATGGTAATTTGTACTATCAATGTAATATATCACCCATAGTGGAAGACATGCACTGATTTCAGAGGCAAAAAAATCTGCAGAGTTTGCATGGGAAGCGTGCTGAATGCAGAGCTGCGCATGCGGAAGCGGCCGAAGCCGGTACACTACTCACAGTTACCGCCGTAGCAGTCTTGTCGGACGTGGAGGGATCCATCACCAACAGCGAGACGATCCGACCAGCTCGCGCTGAAGATTTAAACTGAGCGGTCCCGGAAGTGGAGCGCacggcgtctgacgtcatctcCGGAGCGCCGGTCTTCCACGTCACACGCGGGCGACCCGGCGTCCTGACGTCACCAGCAGCGTCCTACGTCACACGTAGAACGCCGCAGCCTCCGCGTCATGCGCCGAGCGCCGCGGCGTCCACGTCACAGGTGAGGCGACGCGGTCTTCCCATAGCCGGGATCCCGTCTGCCCAAATCCACCGGTGGGGAGCGAATAATTCGGGTCCCCCCCTTACTGCCGAGTACCTGGAGACAGTGCGAGGCTCCCACGGGAAACGACGGAACTGCTCCTCCCTACGGCCGGCCGTCTGGTTGGAAGGAAGGAAGCCGAAGCCTCGATCGATCCTACAGCCATGGTAAGTCTTTTTTCTTCTTAGAGGGGATCTCTCCTCGCCTTCACGCGGATCCCctccctctcgtgcctgccctaatgggacaggaaaaagcactggtgctgggaggaaagggaggggcttttaacctctcgtgctttttcctgtccctagggtacaacccatcctcctatggtgccgtcgtgaaggtgaggagagaaaacacAGGAACTTATTAATGTGGAAAACATGACACAGAGGAACTTAAGTATATAAAGACAGGAGGTGGCTACAGTTTTTAGGAACAGAAAGGAGGAAACAAATTTTTACCAATGTAAAAACACTTTAGTACATAATATCTCACTAAGCTGAGATTAAGGAGACAATTTCATCctgttaaagggaacttgtcactttttagtgtgtgtgtgtgtgtgtgtatatatatatatatatatatatatatatatatatatatatatatattatattcatgattaatttattatatatatatatatatatatatatatatatatatatatgtgtgcattataaatatttcatgattacaaaaaagaaaaaagaaagttatCTAGTAACCACACTAGAGTCATTCTTTCAAGCAGTTAGCACACAGCCTCACCCTCTTCCCCAAGTGGTCACAGTATGGCCTGTCTCTTTACACTCAACAGTCCCAGCAGTATTCCCCCCATGTACTAACAAGCATTCTGCAATGTGCCCATTTCTTGCGAACAGCCTATTGCGTTCCTGCATTGATCTCTGCTAACATATATCACATGATGTAGGCACTTAGTGGTGCCATCTAGTCACTGAATTGACGTCAGGGGCAGGGACTAGAATGGCCAGTGGGAGAATAATAAAATGGCACTAATTCATATAGGATACATTTATCAAATGTCACCAAGAATCCTTCACTTAGGTATACATCAGTGCaatcaagcttaaaggggtattccagagactGGTAATACACcgcttaataaagttatattactttgtactttttttttcttcatacgcATACTTCTGTTAATCTGCAGGAGTAAGAGGCGACAAGGatcactctgctgccaccaatggttatGTCGGGGACTGCAGGGCCGTTTAAACCGTTAGCTCTTGATGAGGGCAGGGGACTGGGAACTGCAGTTGCTGACACAAActatggcagcagaggggcccatgACGCCCAATACTGCTGGCACTCAACGAAAATATGTAcatataaagaaaaaacaaacatacatttaattaaattatattacaaagtaatattacttttaaagcaatgtattaacccCCCAAAATTAagagtctctggagtacccctataaaggggttgtacagggttggaaaaaaaaaaaaaaaaaaaaaaaacagtggtgctttttctggaagaaagcagccttgtctttctaagcctggacaactccttcacacatagtatttcggtcagtaATTTagccagtattttttcaaccaaaaccaagagtggaaactgtgcaaatcttttcattataatttttctctgtcGGTTTTACTGctgattttggctaaaaatactgaccaaaatacactgacagaaatactgactaaaatgctgtgtgtcaacatagccttaaagcataCCTGCCGTTTCAGGTGACTTTGCAGGATAAGCTGCCATGTGGCAGAGAAGAGGTTTCATAACAGAAGAATAAAGCaaaagaaaaagaggaaaaaagttcAGATGCAATAGAAATATGGCGCATATATTTGTGTTACTGTTTTTCTAAACTTTTAACAAACATTCCCCTCCTTCCTACATTTAGTAATGGCATACTCACAAGTTAAAGAGTGTGTCAGTGCAAAGAATTActtgttgaggctatgttcacactacgtatgattccgtccgtagtgcgaaccgcgaatatacgcacgtagttttgaggttgatgcgttcgcttaagtgtatacgatatacggccgcacaatgcacactacgtatgaacttacgggcggatcgtatacggcgccgtgaaaaatgaacatgaccattgtttgaggacagaaatgttccaactcacggctgtggatttcagTGCGCTcacgtacaaagtacttatttcagacaaattaaacttgatttttcgatccaaaaggttctgtgtggtttactgggctgggcgaagatttccaagtaaatgacctgtttcagatcgcttcgaaaaaagctagggaagcataactgtactatgggcgtatgttcgcggttcgtaagcatccggccgcatgtctatttttcccacggccgcagtttcagccgcacatgtacggctgcgtacgaactatggccggaatcgtacgtagtgtgaacatagcctgaaagtgtttTCAGAAAGATGAGATTTATAAGCAGAAAATTTGCCCTTAATTGTAAGTGTATGGAGTGCAGGAAGAGTTAAGCCTTCTCTATGCAGACAGTTCCCTAAAGCATCTGCTTACCGGAACAATGCCATGAACGCCAACTGTCTGTATAGCCTGGTTTTCTTCCTCAGAAGAAATAGCCACAAAGCTAAATCCGCGGAAGAGCTGGTGCGCATTGGCACTTGCTGGAATACCAGGAGAGTCTATAAACAAAAGCAGAAAGAAGAAAGCAAACAATAAATAAAGCAAGCAATTATGACTATTCAGCAGAGACATATTATACATGCGTTAACTCAATAGAAAGATAAGaataataggaaaaaaaacaaaagaatctTTTGAAGTTTCTCCCCTTTAATTGGATTTTAGCTTTATGCAAATACAGCTTAATCCCACTTAAAGCTTAACAGTTAGtctaattttttttactaaaggatgtggtacatgctctttaataaaacaaaaaaaaaaacactaatataTTTAAACGATTTACACTAACTTAtttaatgttaattttttttttttttttttataaaataatttttaaatatcTGCTTGCAGTCATTGAATGACTATAAATTATTCAGAAGCTGAAACCCCATCCGGATATTTCATAGCCAAAGGGGGTTTATTACACAACACTGATGAGGACATTTCCATAGAGCTAAATAAAGCAGTGCACGTCTCCCCTAACCTGGACTCCAGGCAGAGGTCTTCTGACTATACCTCACAACATgttgccctcatctctaataataagccAATCTTTTTTCCCTTTACTTTTTCTTTAGCTAGTGAGCTGAAAGCACATGAACATTTATGGACCGGCAACCAGAAGTAAGCAGAAATATAATGTATGAGAACGATATAtattaatgtaatgtatattcaGTTGAGCTTAGTGATGGTTTGTTGTACAACGCTGATCCTCCTGTGTCCTATCAGTGCCAATACACAATGATTGTGGGAAGGCTCCAGGGAAAGCTCAGATCTCATATGAAGCCTTCACCAGAGGAACCTGGAACTACTTCAAGAAACACTTGTCACCTATATTGTAAAAAATCATCAGAACCACGCTCATCCCACACTTTAAAACAGATGCTTGGTGCAGTAGGGGGCAAACAATCTATAATTCTAGTCCAAATGATATTATGGGTCCAATGTCTTGACTGATTTACCTATGCCCTACTATAATGCCCGGACAAAGTTCTTACACAAATGGAaatattaaaaggggtagtgcggtgtaaagcatttattcactaaataacacacattacaaagttatacaactttgtaatgtgtgttatttaagtgaatggcccacttccccgtattccccccaccccggaagtgtggtgcattatacctaCGGAATCGATGTCGATCCCGGACGCCATTTTCAGGAGgtcggccggaccgctccagccctccctcatgccggcccccctctggcgcgccatcagctgctcagccgcgattggctgagcactgttatgctcagccaatcgcggctgagcagctgatggcgcgccagaggggggccggcatgagggagagctaaagcggtccggccggcctcccgaagatgacttgttcgacccaagatggcggccagggtcgacagatTGCGTGagaataatgcaccacacttccggggtggggggaacacggggaagggggccatttacttaaataacacacattacaaagttgtataactttgtaatgtgtgttatttagtaaataaacgTTAAAcgcggcactacccctttaatacatcatATTAATGCAGAGACAACATAGAGGATGCAGGAAGAAATCACATTAGTGGACGTGTCCCAAAGGATTATCTTGAATCCAGGAGTGTGTGGCTAGGGAGGAATGCATTGAGGGCCAATAACACCTTTTTTTTGGTCTATTGCTACCAGAGTTCCTGCATCTGTGATTCAAAAATACACTGTGATAATTTTTTGGAGCTAACCTCCAATGTCCATGGCTGGTGTGTGATTTTTGCCTATTCATGATTAAAGCATCACTGTACTAACCTTTTAACATCATATACTTCAAAGGTTTTAATAAATTTGGGCTAGGTATTCAGATTCCTACAGGTTGCTAGAATGAGTCAGGAGAAGTACTTGGCAAAATCCTTCTCTCTGTCTTGTTGCAAGAGACAGATTCTGTAGGGCGATGGGAGAGAAGTTCCCATTTAAGTTTTTCTCCTAGAACTttccaattaattttttttttccaaagacagTAATTTTAAAGCATATTTgtcagtaaaaaacaaaaacaaaacaaaaaatgggagacatttaaaaagtttttttttcagtcacGAGTGTTCAGGCTGATTGTTTACGACAATGTGCCAGGAGAAGAGCGCACTGTGACCTGGAAAGATTCATAACATAAGTCTCAGACACAGAAACTATTAGGTTTCTTATCTTAACAGCAATTTATGTTCCACCAACTGCAAGTCTGACACTTATTGAAGAAGTGACATCTAATCCTCTCTTTCCTGGTACCCCTGTAATAAGGATTTTAATTGTTTGTTATGCCCAGGACCAATATAGATGCTATGGGCACCCATTTAGCTATGTTTATGCAAGAAACTTCCATGGTAGATGGCTAGTGATCCTTACACCTTTTCCAAGCTAGACTACATGTTGGTATTGAGAAATCTTGTGCCTTATCTCACTGCCGACATCTCCCACTGTGTTTAGGAAATAACCGTGAGCAAACCCTGCCCTAACATGACAATGTTTACTGCAATTTCTGGATTAGAAGATGCACTGACTGATAAGACAGAGCCAAAAACGGAAGAGCTGCCTCCTTATTCACAGCCTCAGCATTCTCTCTCCAGCTAAACCATCAGAAAAGACAGCAAACAGAACACAATGCTTGCATCATGTCTTGCCATCAAAACCCTTTCTTTGaggattcactttaaattattaaATGTGTAGTGAAAAGGACTGATACGCTGCACAGCCAGACACTGGAGGATGAATCTCATAGAAAAGCATCTTACCTTTGGGTGTTTTTGCAGTGAACTCAGGATCAAAATAAAATGTGTCTTCGGGACCACCTGTGGCTGGCTTGAATGGAGGTTGAATTTCTCTTCTATACAGTTTCTAAGAAAAGAAAAATCTATTTATGTATGCGGACATCAGAAAAAGGTATGTGAGAACTCCATGGCCAAGAGATCTATAGAGATGGGAAATATCTTGCATTGCTTTAATATTTCAATATAATATCAGACAAGACAACTTACATTCCAGTCAATTGTTGCAAAGAAAGGATGCCTTTTAATTTCTTCTACGCCGtctggtcctgctcctgtatagtaatagatAGGAGGTTAAATGATATTTGTGAGAAGTAACTGTATAAGGCCATGATTCTATTATAAAGATTGCTATACTCTGCTTACTGTCATGCTAGCCCACTGTATGAAGCATAGACAGGACCCAAGGAAAAGTCTATGTAGACATCCTGTGTCGagcttaaaaagatttttttactgTCTCACCAAGACAGATCTCTCATTGGTAACCTCAGCATGGCAAGATAATATCAGAAGTCAGCCTGATCGATCATCAATGACAATTTCCCTATGCTTTACACTGTAGCCCAGGTTGTTCAGATTGCATGTGTAAGTACAGACAAAAGCTAACTATAGTCTACAGGAAGCACAGCAGAATGATCATAGACTCTAAACAAGCTAAAGGATGATACATTTAAGTAAAGCACTGTACATACACAAGTAACCTCTTAAGTAAGGATGCTAGAGATCTTCATTTAAGAATACAGCTTACCTAATCTGTTAGTGGGGTTTCTCTTAAAAAGCATACGGAGGAGAGATTGAGCTTCTGGAGTAAGAAACTGAGGCATCCCAAGTTTAGCCctagtgcaaaaaagaaaaaaagtcaagGCAACTAGTGGTGTTACAATGTAAATCACTAGACCAGTGCAAGTGGTACAGGACTGGAAAATTGCTCACACAAAGCTAAAACCCAAAAACTTACCCCTCTGTGTAAAAATCATACAGAagatgtaccgtattttccggcgtataagcagacagggcgtataagacgacccctgacttttaaagagattgtcaggggttcgccttacatgccagaaaatgttaactcctgcctgaccgcagccctgctacaATCAGgcgggggttaactgcagctaaagtaATAAAACAACCAACAGTTACCTCACCTGGGCAGGTTCCCGGCCTCCGCGAATCTTCTTCTGCGCTCCAGTTCCCGGCGCAGCCAGTTTGACGTACACTGATTGTGCCGGGGATGTCCGAACCTCTCCTGAGTAGCATCTAATCGGAGATGCtctgctgccgggagagctttggaagaatgacagaggcttcgggaggctccAGAAGTACCCaatgcctctgtcattcttctgaagctctcccgagcagctcagattagacgctcggctgctcgggagaggttcgggcatccccggcgcagtcagtgcacgtcacactggctgcgccgggaaCGGAGAGAAGACGAGgcacggaggccgggaacgggcacgggcgagttaactttttttttaatggtcgccccatacagtgggtaTGCGGTTAATTTTTGAGCCCCCCACTGTACGGGGTGACCATACCCGGCATAAAGgacaacccccgacttctgacaagatttttcggggttaaaaagtagtcttatacgctgga includes:
- the LOC138768045 gene encoding uncharacterized protein, translating into MTSDAVRSTSGTAQFKSSARAGRIVSLLVMDPSTSDKTATAVTETKESNPKKDKPRAPERRCVNCNAKLSSSCKKNICPSCIGEIIKEDRSSFLEDIRKMMKEEIATSITRLPPPPLPLPPPTPPPAPLDLDPPQVSPVHQVVSNDAPVDTMSSYSASVAASEETTLSRKRRRHSSASSDESGQIQESIEMSDNETEQKEEIRKYFFPSEHTSALLKAVRDALSVEQVQEQVAPKDKMFQGLRAKKKLVFPVHDTLQQLITDEWAEPEKRLQVPSEIRRRLPFGEEDTSKWEDIPKIDAQVAKTTKKSLLPFENSSQLKDPMDRKAESLLKKSWETVSYSLKNNVAATCVARALHVWVEQLEGHLNDKCPRQQIVDSLPLLKDATAFLADATAESIRFAAKDGALTNAARRALWLKNWTGDNTAKSNLCGIPFEGQYVFGTHLDKIIEKSADKKKALPEEKPPQKKQQGKTEGLFRWVDIYYQQQLGNKYHQGGLPNRANSPSPTQIYNLTSVFRSPTKRISEKREEITQYGSNLPSSTKGERSGSLLELVSSKKTKRLLPSNYKPKTIEPICQISEVQDGINTDDNTPSSVQGIDGLHRSPGRLLSCPNTPGFPKISKVCDSHRERGSSLSVQSSPVRDLLGSKNLHQRDVRGDIFSPSPGNKYRGLPGRSPHHSRHTKQADTRSGDNSQPSNISRVDHQRRQIRPGAISQESVSRNPPRFNPSDVISSGGKNTKDPHKNQETKEQLTDVCERGNVSSRLNDFIHPSGALESSPFPFTSGPDSKDLEQKTFGIRQKVFPHPPDEKITSLVARKRESTKRGTVEPSTQGNSKNRRKPDRLGSPSRDPILSGDLGHKRFKRLLKPQRTQGSQEFVTGGSKHLKRHPCACSIGQCHHGSSLKTPGQCKTQSPMVSFKTNIHVGRVSSSVSLSNPPERNRKYSGRLSQSPPGSSRGVVSQRSDLPSASRTLGETRDRFVCHKKKQEGDKLLLTEPIRPSYCSRCPDTKLEGKNSLRLSSHPTDTKGTPEDQGSGNKGYSDSSILAEKELVWPPQDTSSGGASPTSTSNRPSLSGSDSPSRTRETTVVCMDPEETILRSRGLSEEVISTLMKSRKKFQGKNKGKKVSKSTIARWIKDSITEAYKAQDLPSPINIRAHSTRAMSTSWAERASASLEQICRAATWSSPHTFSRHYRLLLQSREDLSFGRKVLQAVVPP